In Triticum aestivum cultivar Chinese Spring chromosome 5B, IWGSC CS RefSeq v2.1, whole genome shotgun sequence, the following proteins share a genomic window:
- the LOC123116107 gene encoding uncharacterized protein isoform X2, which yields MILLDEEGTMIHGKVMKHMVNKFRPLIREGLVYMISNFKVMSAMNFRPVESEKVLNFLHMTKIQEIKGQKKIKIAEQSLTFRTVEVLSTRDSQKIYLSDVIGIASYIGHIEETHTTHGISKIRDIVLRIEDQKINIRLWGNKVGQIDEDSLGRVVIVTSTNVRKLKEYSLSSTGATRVYIDLDIPETNELQTRYCLQDDMVEEIEPEAHLQGTIQEQEKFYTAEAMIKSINTSHEWYYIGCRKCNKKVQKQGNHFYYPKCEKEPEKICPRYKLKLEICDLSATTTCTMFEAEAKKLIKQSASVLIERDDCDIHEQTKQIQKICGQRLIFQFRLNDYNLKYDYQEYTVHRIFFIDSEKDTSVNHSNVEQMEDDKPILTDTKKTRRTRNTRHVVHSDEESENLDSQEKDEFISVVDKESKKKGIQKDSHEQADKLSVMKAIKQELEDGEPTINWTKRGRRSSTTHVVHLDEEPKTEGSQEIMKSKSMEAGPKRKRAVTRKCAGIDRKQVKNDREEESEHAGTVEHNDSRPRTRRSCVNKELMNKEIQKCGVSRTRKSNR from the exons ATGATACTACTTGATGAAGAG GGTACTATGATACATGGCAAGGTAATGAAGCATATGGTTAACAAGTTCAGACCATTGATCCGAGAAGGTTTAGTCTACATGATATCAAATTTTAAGGTTATGTCTGCAATGAATTTCCGCCCAGTTGAAAGCGAAAAGGTTCTAAATTTCCTGCACATGACAAAAATTCAAGAGATAAAAggtcaaaaaaaaatcaaaatagcaGAACAAAGCTTAACGTTTCGTACTGTTGAAGTTCTTTCCACAAGAGACAGCCAAAAGATTTACTTATCTG ATGTCATTGGCATAGCAAGTTACATAGGacatattgaagaaacacacaCAACCCATGGGATTTCAAAGATTCGAGATATTGTGCTTCGGATTGA GGATCAAAAAATTAATATTAGACTATGGGGTAATAAGGTTGGTCAAATTGATGAAGATTCATTGGGGCGTGTGGTCATCGTAACATCAACTAATGTTAGAAAACTCAAAG AGTACTCGCTGTCATCTACAGGTGCGACCAGAGTTTACATCGATTTGGATATCCCTGAAACAAATGAGCTTCAAACAAG GTATTGCTTGCAAGATGATATGGTAGAAGAAATAGAGCCGGAAGCCCATTTGCAAGGCACAATTCAAGAACAG GAAAAGTTCTATACTGCAGAAGCAATGATTAAGTCAATTAATACTTCACATGAGTGGTACTACATAGGATGCCGTAAATGCAACAAAAAAGTACAGAAACAAGGGAACCACTTCTACTATCCGAAATGTGAAAAAGAACCTGAGAAGATATGTCCAAG GTACAAACTGAAACTAGAGATATGTGATCTCAGTGCAACAACAACTTGCACCATGTTTGAGGCAGAAGCAAAAAAATTGATTAAGCAATCTGCAAGTGTTTTGATAGAGAGGGATGATTGTGATATCCATGAGCagacaaaacaaatccagaaaataTGTGGGCAGAGATTGATTTTTCAATTCAGATTGAATGACTATAATTTGAAGTACGATTATCAAGAATACACTGTTCATAGAATCTTTTTCATAGATTCTGAAAAAGATACATCAGTAAATCATTCAAATGTTGAGCAG ATGGAGGATGATAAACCCATTCTAACAGACACTAAAAAGACTAGGAGGACTAGGAACACACGTCATGTTGTACATTCTGATGAAGAATCAGAAAATCTGGATAGTCAAGAGAAAGATGAATTCATATCTGTTGTTGATAAGGAATCTAAGAAAAAGGGAATTCAAAAAGATAGCCAT GAGCAAGCGGACAAGTTATCTGTTATGAAAGCTATAAAGCAAGAACTAGAGGATGGTGAACCCACCATTAACTGGACTAAAAGGGGTAGGAGAAGTAGCACAACTCATGTTGTACACCTTGATGAAGAACCAAAAACTGAAGGTAGTCAGGAAATAATGAAATCAAAATCTATGGAAGCAGGCCCCAAGAGGAAACGCGCTGTAACTCGCAAATGTGCTGGTATTGATAGAAAACAAGTAAAGAATGACCGTGAAGAAGAATCAGAACATGCAGGTACTGTGGAGCACAATGATTCAAGGCCTAGGACAAGGCGTAGTTGTGTCAATAAAGAATTGATGAACAAAGAGATTCAGAAGTGTGGTGTATCAAGAACTCGAAAGTCAAATCGTTGA
- the LOC123116107 gene encoding uncharacterized protein isoform X1, whose product MILLDEEGTMIHGKVMKHMVNKFRPLIREGLVYMISNFKVMSAMNFRPVESEKVLNFLHMTKIQEIKGQKKIKIAEQSLTFRTVEVLSTRDSQKIYLSDVIGIASYIGHIEETHTTHGISKIRDIVLRIEDQKINIRLWGNKVGQIDEDSLGRVVIVTSTNVRKLKEYSLSSTGATRVYIDLDIPETNELQTRYCLQDDMVEEIEPEAHLQGTIQEQVLYNRRTLKEITEITYESEKQEKFYTAEAMIKSINTSHEWYYIGCRKCNKKVQKQGNHFYYPKCEKEPEKICPRYKLKLEICDLSATTTCTMFEAEAKKLIKQSASVLIERDDCDIHEQTKQIQKICGQRLIFQFRLNDYNLKYDYQEYTVHRIFFIDSEKDTSVNHSNVEQMEDDKPILTDTKKTRRTRNTRHVVHSDEESENLDSQEKDEFISVVDKESKKKGIQKDSHEQADKLSVMKAIKQELEDGEPTINWTKRGRRSSTTHVVHLDEEPKTEGSQEIMKSKSMEAGPKRKRAVTRKCAGIDRKQVKNDREEESEHAGTVEHNDSRPRTRRSCVNKELMNKEIQKCGVSRTRKSNR is encoded by the exons ATGATACTACTTGATGAAGAG GGTACTATGATACATGGCAAGGTAATGAAGCATATGGTTAACAAGTTCAGACCATTGATCCGAGAAGGTTTAGTCTACATGATATCAAATTTTAAGGTTATGTCTGCAATGAATTTCCGCCCAGTTGAAAGCGAAAAGGTTCTAAATTTCCTGCACATGACAAAAATTCAAGAGATAAAAggtcaaaaaaaaatcaaaatagcaGAACAAAGCTTAACGTTTCGTACTGTTGAAGTTCTTTCCACAAGAGACAGCCAAAAGATTTACTTATCTG ATGTCATTGGCATAGCAAGTTACATAGGacatattgaagaaacacacaCAACCCATGGGATTTCAAAGATTCGAGATATTGTGCTTCGGATTGA GGATCAAAAAATTAATATTAGACTATGGGGTAATAAGGTTGGTCAAATTGATGAAGATTCATTGGGGCGTGTGGTCATCGTAACATCAACTAATGTTAGAAAACTCAAAG AGTACTCGCTGTCATCTACAGGTGCGACCAGAGTTTACATCGATTTGGATATCCCTGAAACAAATGAGCTTCAAACAAG GTATTGCTTGCAAGATGATATGGTAGAAGAAATAGAGCCGGAAGCCCATTTGCAAGGCACAATTCAAGAACAGGTGCTCTATAACAGAAGAACCCTAAAAGAAATAACTGAAATTACATATGAATCTGAAAAACAG GAAAAGTTCTATACTGCAGAAGCAATGATTAAGTCAATTAATACTTCACATGAGTGGTACTACATAGGATGCCGTAAATGCAACAAAAAAGTACAGAAACAAGGGAACCACTTCTACTATCCGAAATGTGAAAAAGAACCTGAGAAGATATGTCCAAG GTACAAACTGAAACTAGAGATATGTGATCTCAGTGCAACAACAACTTGCACCATGTTTGAGGCAGAAGCAAAAAAATTGATTAAGCAATCTGCAAGTGTTTTGATAGAGAGGGATGATTGTGATATCCATGAGCagacaaaacaaatccagaaaataTGTGGGCAGAGATTGATTTTTCAATTCAGATTGAATGACTATAATTTGAAGTACGATTATCAAGAATACACTGTTCATAGAATCTTTTTCATAGATTCTGAAAAAGATACATCAGTAAATCATTCAAATGTTGAGCAG ATGGAGGATGATAAACCCATTCTAACAGACACTAAAAAGACTAGGAGGACTAGGAACACACGTCATGTTGTACATTCTGATGAAGAATCAGAAAATCTGGATAGTCAAGAGAAAGATGAATTCATATCTGTTGTTGATAAGGAATCTAAGAAAAAGGGAATTCAAAAAGATAGCCAT GAGCAAGCGGACAAGTTATCTGTTATGAAAGCTATAAAGCAAGAACTAGAGGATGGTGAACCCACCATTAACTGGACTAAAAGGGGTAGGAGAAGTAGCACAACTCATGTTGTACACCTTGATGAAGAACCAAAAACTGAAGGTAGTCAGGAAATAATGAAATCAAAATCTATGGAAGCAGGCCCCAAGAGGAAACGCGCTGTAACTCGCAAATGTGCTGGTATTGATAGAAAACAAGTAAAGAATGACCGTGAAGAAGAATCAGAACATGCAGGTACTGTGGAGCACAATGATTCAAGGCCTAGGACAAGGCGTAGTTGTGTCAATAAAGAATTGATGAACAAAGAGATTCAGAAGTGTGGTGTATCAAGAACTCGAAAGTCAAATCGTTGA
- the LOC123116107 gene encoding uncharacterized protein isoform X3, translating into MILLDEEGTMIHGKVMKHMVNKFRPLIREGLVYMISNFKVMSAMNFRPVESEKVLNFLHMTKIQEIKGQKKIKIAEQSLTFRTVEVLSTRDSQKIYLSDVIGIASYIGHIEETHTTHGISKIRDIVLRIEDQKINIRLWGNKVGQIDEDSLGRVVIVTSTNVRKLKEYSLSSTGATRVYIDLDIPETNELQTRYCLQDDMVEEIEPEAHLQGTIQEQVLYNRRTLKEITEITYESEKQEKFYTAEAMIKSINTSHEWYYIGCRKCNKKVQKQGNHFYYPKCEKEPEKICPRYKLKLEICDLSATTTCTMFEAEAKKLIKQSASVLIERDDCDIHEQTKQIQKICGQRLIFQFRLNDYNLKYDYQEYTVHRIFFIDSEKDTSVNHSNVEQEQADKLSVMKAIKQELEDGEPTINWTKRGRRSSTTHVVHLDEEPKTEGSQEIMKSKSMEAGPKRKRAVTRKCAGIDRKQVKNDREEESEHAGTVEHNDSRPRTRRSCVNKELMNKEIQKCGVSRTRKSNR; encoded by the exons ATGATACTACTTGATGAAGAG GGTACTATGATACATGGCAAGGTAATGAAGCATATGGTTAACAAGTTCAGACCATTGATCCGAGAAGGTTTAGTCTACATGATATCAAATTTTAAGGTTATGTCTGCAATGAATTTCCGCCCAGTTGAAAGCGAAAAGGTTCTAAATTTCCTGCACATGACAAAAATTCAAGAGATAAAAggtcaaaaaaaaatcaaaatagcaGAACAAAGCTTAACGTTTCGTACTGTTGAAGTTCTTTCCACAAGAGACAGCCAAAAGATTTACTTATCTG ATGTCATTGGCATAGCAAGTTACATAGGacatattgaagaaacacacaCAACCCATGGGATTTCAAAGATTCGAGATATTGTGCTTCGGATTGA GGATCAAAAAATTAATATTAGACTATGGGGTAATAAGGTTGGTCAAATTGATGAAGATTCATTGGGGCGTGTGGTCATCGTAACATCAACTAATGTTAGAAAACTCAAAG AGTACTCGCTGTCATCTACAGGTGCGACCAGAGTTTACATCGATTTGGATATCCCTGAAACAAATGAGCTTCAAACAAG GTATTGCTTGCAAGATGATATGGTAGAAGAAATAGAGCCGGAAGCCCATTTGCAAGGCACAATTCAAGAACAGGTGCTCTATAACAGAAGAACCCTAAAAGAAATAACTGAAATTACATATGAATCTGAAAAACAG GAAAAGTTCTATACTGCAGAAGCAATGATTAAGTCAATTAATACTTCACATGAGTGGTACTACATAGGATGCCGTAAATGCAACAAAAAAGTACAGAAACAAGGGAACCACTTCTACTATCCGAAATGTGAAAAAGAACCTGAGAAGATATGTCCAAG GTACAAACTGAAACTAGAGATATGTGATCTCAGTGCAACAACAACTTGCACCATGTTTGAGGCAGAAGCAAAAAAATTGATTAAGCAATCTGCAAGTGTTTTGATAGAGAGGGATGATTGTGATATCCATGAGCagacaaaacaaatccagaaaataTGTGGGCAGAGATTGATTTTTCAATTCAGATTGAATGACTATAATTTGAAGTACGATTATCAAGAATACACTGTTCATAGAATCTTTTTCATAGATTCTGAAAAAGATACATCAGTAAATCATTCAAATGTTGAGCAG GAGCAAGCGGACAAGTTATCTGTTATGAAAGCTATAAAGCAAGAACTAGAGGATGGTGAACCCACCATTAACTGGACTAAAAGGGGTAGGAGAAGTAGCACAACTCATGTTGTACACCTTGATGAAGAACCAAAAACTGAAGGTAGTCAGGAAATAATGAAATCAAAATCTATGGAAGCAGGCCCCAAGAGGAAACGCGCTGTAACTCGCAAATGTGCTGGTATTGATAGAAAACAAGTAAAGAATGACCGTGAAGAAGAATCAGAACATGCAGGTACTGTGGAGCACAATGATTCAAGGCCTAGGACAAGGCGTAGTTGTGTCAATAAAGAATTGATGAACAAAGAGATTCAGAAGTGTGGTGTATCAAGAACTCGAAAGTCAAATCGTTGA